The following proteins are encoded in a genomic region of Actinomadura sp. NAK00032:
- a CDS encoding ABC transporter ATP-binding protein: protein MTPLLSLDGLTKTFPTRRGTVRAVDGIDLQVRAGEALGLVGESGCGKSTTGRMLVRLLDPTAGRITFDGRDITGLSQRRMRPLRRDLQIIFQDPFASLNPRHTVGSIVAAPLRAQGEDDPASRVREMLEFVGLGAEHADRYPHEFSGGQAQRIGIARALVTGPRLVVADEPVSALDVSIQAQIVNLLAGLRRRLGLAYVFIAHDLAVVRHVCDRIAVMYLGRIVEIADRDALYGAPAHPYTRALLSAIPLPDPVAERTRERIVLRGDPPSPSAPPPGCAFHPRCFKAQDRCRVERPPLAPLDGAAGRAAACHFPELGPFA from the coding sequence ATGACGCCGCTGCTCAGCCTGGACGGGCTGACGAAGACGTTCCCCACCCGGCGCGGCACCGTCCGCGCGGTGGACGGCATCGACCTTCAGGTGCGCGCCGGGGAGGCGCTCGGGCTGGTCGGCGAGTCCGGCTGCGGCAAGTCCACGACCGGGCGGATGCTCGTCCGGCTGCTGGACCCGACCGCCGGGCGGATCACCTTCGACGGGCGCGACATCACCGGGCTGTCGCAGCGGCGGATGCGCCCGCTCCGCCGCGACCTCCAGATCATCTTCCAGGACCCGTTCGCGTCGCTGAACCCCCGGCACACCGTCGGCTCCATCGTCGCCGCGCCGCTGCGCGCGCAGGGCGAGGACGACCCCGCCTCGCGGGTGCGGGAGATGCTGGAGTTCGTCGGCCTCGGCGCCGAGCACGCCGACCGGTACCCGCACGAGTTCTCCGGCGGGCAGGCGCAGCGGATCGGGATCGCGCGGGCGCTGGTCACCGGTCCCCGCCTGGTCGTCGCGGACGAGCCGGTGTCGGCGCTGGACGTGTCGATCCAGGCCCAGATCGTCAACCTGCTGGCCGGGCTCCGGCGGCGCCTCGGCCTGGCGTACGTGTTCATCGCGCACGACCTCGCCGTGGTGCGGCACGTGTGCGACCGGATCGCCGTGATGTACCTCGGCCGGATCGTCGAGATCGCCGACCGCGACGCGCTCTACGGCGCCCCGGCGCACCCCTACACCCGGGCGCTGCTGTCGGCGATCCCGCTGCCCGACCCGGTGGCGGAGCGGACGCGGGAGCGCATCGTGCTGCGCGGCGACCCGCCGAGCCCGTCCGCGCCTCCGCCGGGCTGCGCCTTCCACCCCCGGTGCTTCAAGGCGCAGGACCGCTGCCGGGTCGAGCGCCCGCCCCTCGCCCCGCTGGACGGGGCCGCCGGGCGCGCGGCGGCCTGCCACTTCCCGGAGCTGGGCCCCTTCGCCTGA
- a CDS encoding ABC transporter ATP-binding protein: protein MTPLTVRDLVVEFPTPRGPVRAVDGLSFTVGAGRTLGIVGESGSGKSVTSLAVMGLHDRARVTGSIDVAGTEVVGAGRERIRALRGRRIAMIFQDPLTSLHPHYRVGEQIAEARRLHFGESRRAAHAHAVRLLGDVGIPDPGTRAGDHPHQFSGGMRQRVMIAMALACEPELLIADEPTTALDVTVQAQILELIARIQRERGLAVLMITHDLGVVARVADDVLVMYAGRAVERAAAGALFAAPRHPYTRGLLGSLPRLTGPPGELVPIPGAPPSPSRPPAGCPFHPRCPERIAVCETDRPALRGAPHPAACHLLTIGEEVAG, encoded by the coding sequence ATGACGCCGCTGACCGTCCGGGACCTCGTCGTCGAGTTCCCGACCCCGCGGGGGCCGGTGCGCGCGGTGGACGGCCTGTCGTTCACCGTCGGCGCGGGCCGCACCCTCGGCATCGTCGGCGAGTCCGGGTCCGGCAAGTCCGTGACCAGCCTCGCCGTCATGGGGCTGCACGACCGGGCCCGGGTGACCGGGTCGATCGACGTCGCCGGCACCGAGGTCGTCGGCGCCGGCCGGGAGCGAATCCGGGCGCTGCGCGGCCGCCGGATCGCGATGATCTTCCAGGACCCGCTGACCTCGCTGCACCCGCACTACCGGGTCGGCGAGCAGATCGCCGAGGCGCGCCGGCTGCACTTCGGCGAGTCCCGCCGCGCGGCGCACGCGCACGCCGTCCGGCTGCTCGGCGACGTCGGCATCCCCGACCCGGGAACGCGCGCCGGCGACCACCCGCACCAGTTCTCCGGCGGCATGCGCCAGCGCGTCATGATCGCGATGGCGTTGGCCTGCGAGCCGGAGCTGCTGATCGCCGACGAGCCGACGACCGCGCTGGACGTGACCGTGCAGGCGCAGATCCTGGAGCTGATCGCGCGGATCCAGCGCGAGCGCGGCCTCGCCGTCCTGATGATCACGCACGATCTCGGGGTGGTCGCGCGGGTCGCCGACGACGTCCTGGTCATGTACGCGGGACGGGCCGTGGAGCGCGCGGCTGCCGGTGCGCTGTTCGCCGCGCCCCGGCACCCCTACACCCGCGGCCTGCTCGGCTCGCTGCCCCGGCTGACCGGGCCGCCCGGCGAGCTGGTCCCGATCCCGGGCGCCCCGCCGTCGCCGTCGCGTCCGCCGGCGGGGTGCCCGTTCCATCCGCGGTGCCCGGAGCGGATCGCGGTGTGCGAGACCGACCGCCCGGCGCTCCGGGGCGCGCCGCACCCGGCGGCCTGCCATCTGCTGACGATCGGAGAGGAGGTGGCGGGATGA
- a CDS encoding ABC transporter permease, translating to MIRYLALRLAGVAGVLLVICAVTFTIFYVFPADPALQACGKSCTPERLAMLHHQMGLDRPLWRQFTDYLAGIFAGRTYGSGPLAVQCHFPCLGFSYQNNMPVWDLMMQRLPTTLSIGIGAAVLWLAGGVGVGVVSALRKDTLLDRTLMVGTLTAASLPIYFTAMALTVLVVQLGGLLPYSSYVPIADDPVGWARNLVLPWVALALLYAAMYARMSRASMVETMAEPYIRTARAKGLPERTVVAKHGLRAGLTPVLTVFGMDLGALLGGAVITESVFGLPGVGRLTIDSIDKSDQPVVMGVALLAAFFITFANLAVDLLYAAIDPQVRYA from the coding sequence GTGATCCGCTACCTCGCGCTGCGCCTGGCCGGCGTCGCGGGCGTGCTGCTCGTCATCTGCGCGGTCACGTTCACGATCTTCTACGTGTTCCCCGCCGACCCGGCGCTCCAGGCGTGCGGGAAGTCGTGCACGCCGGAGCGGCTCGCGATGCTGCACCACCAGATGGGCCTGGACCGGCCGCTGTGGCGCCAGTTCACCGACTACCTCGCCGGGATCTTCGCCGGACGGACGTACGGGTCGGGGCCCCTGGCCGTCCAGTGCCACTTCCCGTGCCTCGGGTTCTCCTACCAGAACAACATGCCGGTCTGGGACCTGATGATGCAGCGGCTCCCCACGACCCTGTCCATCGGGATCGGCGCCGCCGTCCTGTGGCTCGCGGGCGGCGTCGGCGTCGGGGTCGTGTCCGCGCTGCGCAAGGACACCCTGCTCGACCGGACGCTGATGGTCGGCACGCTCACCGCCGCGTCCCTGCCGATCTACTTCACGGCGATGGCGCTGACCGTCCTGGTCGTCCAGCTCGGCGGCCTGCTGCCCTACTCCAGCTATGTGCCGATCGCCGACGACCCCGTCGGCTGGGCGCGCAACCTCGTCCTGCCCTGGGTGGCGCTCGCGCTGCTGTACGCGGCCATGTACGCGCGCATGTCGCGGGCGTCGATGGTGGAGACGATGGCCGAGCCCTACATCCGGACGGCCCGCGCCAAGGGCCTGCCCGAACGGACCGTCGTCGCCAAGCACGGCCTGCGGGCCGGGCTCACCCCCGTCCTCACCGTGTTCGGCATGGACCTCGGCGCGCTGCTCGGCGGCGCCGTGATCACCGAGAGCGTGTTCGGGCTGCCCGGCGTCGGCCGGCTCACGATCGACTCGATCGACAAGTCCGACCAGCCGGTCGTGATGGGCGTCGCGCTGCTGGCCGCGTTCTTCATCACCTTCGCCAACCTCGCCGTCGACCTCCTCTACGCCGCGATCGATCCCCAGGTGAGGTACGCATGA
- a CDS encoding ABC transporter permease → MAVPSLTEAAGGAPAPAGRSPWRLAGGRLRRDPAALAGLAIIALFVLMALAAPLLTALTGHGPNEFHPEKIDKALAGAPRGAFGGIDGDFWLGVEPGTGRDVFSRMVYGARVSLLISVAATCVSTVAGTVLGLAAGFAGGRVDALISRTMDLVLSFPHLIFMIALVSVLPEANRMLELVFVMGFFGWPYIGRIVRGQALSLRHREFVDAARATGMPRTRIVFREVLPNLLAPVLVYATLTIPINIGTEAALSFLGIGVRPPDASWGQMMAKAIDWYQVDPTFFVVPGVCLLLTVLAFTLLGDAFRDALDPREAGR, encoded by the coding sequence GTGGCCGTCCCGTCCCTCACCGAGGCGGCGGGCGGCGCGCCGGCGCCCGCCGGCCGGTCGCCCTGGCGGCTGGCCGGCGGGCGGCTGCGCCGCGACCCCGCCGCCCTCGCCGGCCTCGCGATCATCGCGCTGTTCGTGCTGATGGCACTCGCCGCCCCGCTGCTCACCGCGCTGACCGGGCACGGCCCGAACGAGTTCCACCCCGAGAAGATCGACAAGGCGCTCGCCGGGGCGCCCCGGGGCGCGTTCGGCGGCATCGACGGCGACTTCTGGCTGGGCGTCGAGCCCGGCACCGGACGCGACGTGTTCAGCCGCATGGTCTACGGCGCCCGCGTCTCGCTGCTGATCTCCGTCGCGGCGACCTGCGTGTCCACCGTCGCCGGCACCGTCCTCGGGCTCGCCGCCGGGTTCGCCGGCGGCCGGGTCGACGCGCTGATCAGCCGCACCATGGACCTCGTCCTGTCCTTCCCCCACCTCATCTTCATGATCGCCCTGGTGTCGGTGCTGCCGGAGGCGAACCGGATGCTGGAGCTGGTGTTCGTCATGGGCTTCTTCGGCTGGCCCTACATCGGGCGGATCGTGCGCGGGCAGGCGCTCTCGCTGCGCCACCGGGAGTTCGTGGACGCCGCCCGCGCCACCGGCATGCCGCGCACGCGGATCGTGTTCCGCGAGGTGCTGCCGAACCTGCTGGCACCGGTCCTCGTCTACGCGACGCTCACCATCCCGATCAACATCGGCACCGAGGCGGCGCTGTCGTTCCTCGGCATCGGCGTCCGGCCGCCGGACGCGTCCTGGGGGCAGATGATGGCCAAGGCGATCGACTGGTACCAGGTCGACCCGACGTTCTTCGTGGTGCCCGGCGTGTGCCTGCTGCTGACCGTGCTCGCGTTCACGCTGCTCGGCGACGCGTTCCGGGACGCCCTCGACCCGCGGGAGGCCGGCCGGTGA
- a CDS encoding ABC transporter substrate-binding protein, producing the protein MRRPVRTCFALALSLAVAGGASAACGSGGDGAAAETGGTLTVLFNEDFAHLDPQRNYVMFAMDFGTRLLYRTLTTYAAKPGQAGTEVVPDLATGTGTTADNGRTWTFHLKPGLKFEDGSPITSADVKYGVERSFAPDLPEGPGYARTMLAGGDRYKGPYQDKGGLASIRTPDARTIVFQLKEPSMDWPKITTLPTFAPVPKAKDTGVNFDRRPFSSGPYKVESYDRGKRLALVRNPHWSKATDGVRQANPDRIVVEEGIAQPTIDQRLIADQGKDQRAVTLYSVAPASMPRILTRPDVKKRFVSATSLCTRFLAMNTSKPPFDDPKVRQAMQFAVDKEAYRTAHGGSGVGELAGSYLPPAMTGGRAQDVYKAPPTGDPAKARQLLAAAGESAGLSVRLTTTSTEQGKAEAEAVQQALARAGVKVQINSVAKSVYYDAIGDIEKEDELVFYGWCADYPSAGSFIPPIFDGRTIAPKGNTVVSQLDDKGINAKIDAAVQANDPARWQALDRDLMGLSPMVPLIHDKLPLLHGSKVTGAFGHPIWEGELDFAVLGVK; encoded by the coding sequence ATGAGACGTCCGGTAAGGACCTGTTTCGCCCTCGCCCTCTCGCTGGCCGTCGCCGGCGGCGCGTCCGCCGCCTGCGGCTCGGGCGGCGACGGGGCCGCGGCCGAGACCGGGGGCACGCTCACCGTCCTGTTCAACGAGGACTTCGCCCATCTGGACCCGCAGCGCAACTACGTGATGTTCGCGATGGACTTCGGCACCCGGCTGCTCTACCGGACGCTGACGACCTACGCCGCGAAGCCCGGCCAGGCGGGCACCGAGGTCGTCCCGGACCTCGCGACCGGCACCGGCACCACGGCCGACAACGGCAGGACCTGGACGTTCCACCTCAAGCCCGGCCTGAAGTTCGAGGACGGCTCGCCCATCACGAGCGCGGACGTGAAGTACGGCGTGGAGCGGTCCTTCGCCCCCGACCTGCCGGAGGGTCCCGGGTACGCCAGGACGATGCTCGCGGGCGGCGACCGGTACAAGGGCCCCTACCAGGACAAGGGCGGCCTCGCCTCCATCAGGACCCCGGACGCCCGGACCATCGTGTTCCAGCTGAAGGAACCGTCCATGGACTGGCCGAAGATCACGACGCTGCCGACGTTCGCGCCCGTCCCCAAGGCCAAGGACACCGGCGTCAACTTCGACAGGCGGCCCTTCTCGTCCGGCCCCTACAAGGTGGAGTCCTACGACCGGGGCAAGAGACTGGCGCTGGTCAGGAACCCGCACTGGAGCAAGGCGACCGACGGCGTCCGGCAGGCCAACCCCGACCGGATCGTCGTGGAGGAGGGCATCGCGCAGCCCACCATCGACCAGCGGCTGATCGCCGACCAGGGCAAGGACCAGCGGGCCGTCACCCTCTACAGCGTCGCCCCGGCCAGCATGCCCCGCATCCTGACCCGCCCGGACGTCAAGAAGCGGTTCGTCAGCGCGACCAGCCTGTGCACCCGGTTCCTGGCGATGAACACCTCCAAGCCCCCGTTCGACGACCCGAAGGTGCGGCAGGCGATGCAGTTCGCGGTCGACAAGGAGGCCTACCGCACCGCGCACGGCGGCAGCGGCGTCGGCGAACTCGCCGGCTCCTACCTGCCGCCCGCCATGACCGGCGGGCGGGCCCAGGACGTCTACAAGGCCCCGCCCACCGGCGACCCGGCCAAGGCCCGGCAACTGCTCGCCGCCGCCGGCGAGAGCGCGGGCCTGTCGGTCCGCCTGACCACGACCAGCACCGAGCAGGGCAAGGCCGAGGCCGAGGCCGTCCAGCAGGCGCTCGCGCGGGCGGGCGTGAAGGTCCAGATCAACTCCGTCGCGAAGAGCGTCTACTACGACGCCATCGGCGACATCGAGAAGGAGGACGAGCTGGTCTTCTACGGCTGGTGCGCCGACTACCCGTCCGCCGGCTCGTTCATCCCGCCGATCTTCGACGGCCGCACCATCGCGCCGAAGGGCAACACCGTCGTCTCCCAGCTCGACGACAAGGGGATCAACGCGAAGATCGACGCGGCCGTGCAGGCGAACGACCCCGCCCGGTGGCAGGCGCTCGACCGCGACCTGATGGGGCTGTCGCCGATGGTCCCGCTGATCCACGACAAGCTGCCGCTGCTGCACGGCTCCAAGGTCACCGGCGCGTTCGGCCACCCCATCTGGGAGGGCGAGCTCGACTTCGCCGTCCTCGGGGTGAAGTAG
- a CDS encoding aminopeptidase P family protein, whose translation MDDHPTASPTASPTASLTASLTDRFATGSHDLPVSAALASFMTRDWAAAEKPPAARLPVAAYADKRRAALSALFPGERLVLPAGPPKVRSNDCDHRYRPHTAYAHLSGDTGADTGTGAVLVLEPTAAGHDAVLYHRPRSPRGDGGFYRDRRHGEFWVGRRAALAETEERLGLACAPLDDLAGALRGPRPARVIRGVDPAVDAAVPVRDPELDREFAASAAELRLIKDEWEVAQLQAAVDHTVSAFTAVAAALPRATGMPRGERWVEGTFERVARMEGNGVGYETIAASGAHACVLHWTRNDGTLRLGEMLLLDAGVETDTLYTADVTRTIPVSGWFTPRQRQVYDLVYHAQEAGLAAVRPGARFRDFHLAAMRVIAEGLQEWGVLRSAEEALDPESGVYRRYTLCSSGHMLGMDVHDCAAARASQYLDAELRPGHVLTVEPGLYLQPDDLTLPPELRGIGVRIEDDVVVTESGARLMSAELPRHPEEIEIWLQSLAG comes from the coding sequence ATGGACGACCACCCCACCGCCAGCCCCACCGCCAGCCCCACCGCCAGCCTCACCGCCAGCCTCACCGACCGGTTCGCCACGGGCAGCCATGACCTGCCCGTATCCGCCGCGCTCGCCTCCTTCATGACCCGCGACTGGGCCGCCGCCGAGAAGCCGCCCGCCGCACGGCTGCCGGTCGCGGCCTACGCGGACAAGCGGCGCGCCGCGCTCTCGGCCCTCTTCCCCGGCGAGCGCCTCGTCCTGCCCGCCGGGCCGCCGAAGGTGCGCAGCAACGACTGCGACCACCGCTACCGTCCGCACACCGCCTACGCGCACCTGTCCGGCGACACCGGGGCGGACACCGGGACCGGCGCCGTCCTGGTGCTGGAGCCCACCGCCGCCGGGCACGACGCCGTCCTCTACCACCGGCCCCGGTCGCCGCGCGGCGACGGCGGCTTCTACCGGGACCGCCGGCACGGGGAGTTCTGGGTCGGCCGCCGCGCCGCCCTCGCCGAGACCGAGGAGCGGCTCGGCCTCGCCTGCGCGCCGCTGGACGACCTCGCCGGCGCGCTCCGCGGGCCGCGCCCCGCCCGGGTGATCCGGGGCGTGGACCCGGCGGTCGACGCGGCGGTCCCGGTCCGGGACCCGGAGCTCGACCGCGAGTTCGCCGCCTCCGCCGCCGAGCTCCGCCTCATCAAGGACGAATGGGAGGTCGCGCAGCTCCAGGCCGCCGTCGACCACACCGTGTCGGCCTTCACCGCGGTCGCCGCCGCGCTCCCCCGGGCGACCGGGATGCCGCGCGGCGAGCGCTGGGTGGAGGGGACGTTCGAGCGCGTCGCCCGGATGGAGGGCAACGGCGTCGGCTACGAGACGATCGCCGCGTCCGGTGCGCACGCGTGCGTCCTGCACTGGACGCGCAACGACGGCACGCTGCGACTCGGGGAGATGCTCCTGCTCGACGCGGGCGTGGAGACCGACACCCTCTACACCGCCGACGTCACCCGCACGATCCCGGTCAGCGGCTGGTTCACCCCGCGCCAGCGGCAGGTCTACGACCTCGTCTACCACGCCCAGGAGGCGGGCTTGGCGGCGGTGCGCCCCGGCGCCCGCTTCCGCGACTTCCACCTGGCCGCGATGCGCGTCATAGCCGAGGGCTTGCAGGAGTGGGGCGTGCTGCGCAGCGCGGAGGAGGCGCTCGACCCCGAGTCGGGCGTCTACCGCCGGTACACGCTGTGCAGCAGCGGGCACATGCTCGGCATGGACGTGCACGACTGCGCGGCGGCGCGCGCCTCCCAATACCTCGACGCGGAGCTGCGCCCCGGGCACGTCCTCACCGTCGAACCGGGCCTCTACCTGCAGCCGGACGACCTCACCCTGCCCCCGGAGCTGCGCGGCATCGGCGTCCGCATCGAGGACGACGTGGTCGTCACCGAGAGCGGGGCGCGGCTGATGTCCGCCGAGCTGCCGCGCCATCCCGAGGAGATCGAGATCTGGCTGCAGTCGCTCGCCGGCTGA
- a CDS encoding S1 family peptidase produces MVRHKRSRAALALALAAALSATALTAPARAGAAGDRGAPPAPSPRTGSQVHTQKEAEQALITQLTKDHGISAAEARRRADRQPAQLKLAARIQKDLGAAYGGAWIDQAHGGRLTVGVTAGSAAPKARAAAKASGMGDTATTTVRYGFAHLQKVSDALAKRIAKANKGARNGLQSGIVTSRNTVKLGGVRGAALTRAQKDVLSWAKREFGAAVEVSAYAHRSVPRYCYDDYACDPPLRSGLAIFTGGARCTSAFTAYSGGRYYMLTAGHCAELGYWWDVSTYSYGYQNVGGVADYTFGWYGDSAIVSVGDPGWWQPRGWVLYETPVHGSEADYVGGYVCKQGSTTGYTCGTVTEVDATVSYPNRTLSGMTWSTACDGPGDSGSGVFYGNYAHGILSGGPNSGCGMIHEPIGRALSTWGVSLLSG; encoded by the coding sequence ATGGTCCGCCACAAGCGCAGCCGCGCCGCCCTGGCCCTGGCCCTGGCCGCCGCGCTGTCCGCGACCGCGCTCACCGCACCGGCCCGCGCCGGTGCGGCGGGCGACCGCGGCGCGCCCCCCGCCCCGTCCCCCCGTACCGGCTCCCAGGTACACACCCAGAAGGAGGCCGAGCAGGCACTCATCACGCAGCTCACGAAGGACCACGGCATCTCCGCCGCCGAGGCGCGGCGGCGCGCCGACCGGCAGCCCGCCCAGCTGAAGCTCGCAGCCCGGATACAGAAGGACCTCGGCGCCGCCTACGGCGGAGCCTGGATCGACCAGGCGCACGGTGGCCGGCTCACCGTCGGCGTGACCGCCGGCTCGGCGGCGCCCAAGGCGCGTGCCGCCGCCAAGGCGTCCGGCATGGGCGACACCGCAACGACCACCGTCCGGTACGGCTTCGCCCACCTGCAGAAGGTGTCGGACGCGCTGGCCAAGCGGATCGCCAAGGCCAACAAGGGTGCCCGTAACGGACTCCAGAGCGGCATCGTCACCTCCCGCAACACGGTGAAGCTGGGCGGCGTGCGCGGCGCCGCTCTCACCCGCGCCCAGAAGGACGTGCTGAGCTGGGCGAAACGCGAGTTCGGCGCGGCCGTGGAGGTCTCCGCGTACGCGCACCGGTCGGTGCCCCGGTACTGCTACGACGACTACGCGTGCGACCCGCCGCTGCGCTCCGGGCTGGCGATCTTCACCGGCGGGGCGCGATGCACCAGCGCGTTCACCGCGTACTCGGGCGGCAGGTACTACATGCTCACCGCCGGCCACTGCGCCGAGCTCGGTTACTGGTGGGACGTGTCCACCTACAGCTACGGCTACCAGAATGTCGGGGGCGTCGCCGACTACACGTTCGGCTGGTACGGCGACTCCGCGATCGTGTCGGTCGGCGACCCCGGCTGGTGGCAGCCGCGCGGCTGGGTGCTCTACGAGACGCCCGTCCACGGCAGCGAGGCCGACTACGTCGGCGGATACGTCTGCAAGCAGGGCTCGACGACCGGCTACACCTGCGGAACGGTCACCGAGGTCGACGCCACCGTGTCCTACCCGAACCGGACGCTCTCCGGCATGACCTGGAGCACGGCGTGCGACGGTCCGGGCGACAGCGGCAGCGGCGTCTTCTACGGCAACTACGCCCACGGCATCCTCAGCGGCGGGCCGAACTCGGGGTGCGGCATGATCCACGAACCGATCGGACGGGCCCTGTCCACCTGGGGCGTGTCACTGCTCAGCGGCTGA